From one Trifolium pratense cultivar HEN17-A07 linkage group LG1, ARS_RC_1.1, whole genome shotgun sequence genomic stretch:
- the LOC123907113 gene encoding tubby-like F-box protein 8: MSFRSIMRDVRDGFGSLSRRSFEVRLPGHQRGKSRSSVHELHDQPQVIQNSRWASLPPELLRDVIKRLETNESTWPNRKHVVACAAVCKSWREMCKEIVSSLEYCGKITFPISLKQPGYRDGPIQCFIKRDKSKLTYHLFLCLSPALLVENGKFLLSAKRTRRTTCTEYVISMDADNISRSSSTYIGKLRSNFLGTKFIIYDTQPPYNNAQLAPPGRSRRFYSKKVSPKVPSGSYNIAQVTYELNVLGTRGPRRMNCTMYSVPASSLEPGGIVPGQPELIQRSLEDSFRSLSFARSIDNSTEFSSCRFSDIMGASNEDEEGKERPLVLKNKSPRWHEQLQCWCLNFRGRVTVASVKNFQLIAATQPAPGAPHATAGPAPSQPGQSDHDKIILQFGKVGKDMFTMDYRYPLSAFQAFAICLTSFDTKLACE; the protein is encoded by the exons ATGTCCTTCCGAAGTATAATGCGTGATGTGAGGGATGGATTTGGAAGTTTATCAAGGCGGAGTTTTGAGGTGAGGCTTCCTGGCCATCAAAGGGGAAAGTCACGTAGTTCGGTTCATGAATTGCATGATCAGCCTCAAGTTATACAGAACAGCCGGTGGGCTAGCCTTCCACCCGAGCTTCTACGTGATGTGATTAAGAGATTGGAAACTAATGAGAGTACTTGGCCTAATCGTAAGCATGTGGTTGCTTGTGCTGCTGTGTGCAAGTCATGGAGAGAAATGTGCAAAGAAATTGTTAGCAGTCTTGAATACTGTGGGAAGATTACTTTCCCCATTTCCTTGAAGCAG CCTGGCTATAGGGATGGACCTATCCAATGTTTCATCAAGAGAGACAAATCTAAGCTGACATACCACCTCTTCCTTTGCCTTAGTCCTG CCTTGCTTGTTGAAAATGGAAAGTTTCTTTTGTCTGCAAAACGTACCAGAAGAACGACTTGCACGGAGTATGTTATATCAATGGATGCAGATAACATATCAAGATCTAGTAGCACTTACATTGGAAAGCTTAG ATCTAATTTTCTCGGAACCAAGTTCATAATTTATGATACACAGCCTCCCTATAACAATGCTCAGCTGGCTCCACCTGGACGCAGCCGTAGATTCTACTCGAAAAAAGTTTCTCCAAAGGTCCCTAGTGGCAGCTACAATATCGCCCAGGTCACCTATGAGTTGAATGTTCTCGGTACTAGAGGCCCGCGAAGGATGAATTGCACTATGTACTCGGTCCCTGCCTCTTCCCTTGAGCCTGGTGGCATTGTCCCAGGCCAGCCAGAGCTCATTCAGCGTTCACTTGAGGATTCTTTCCGTAGTTTATCCTTTGCAAGATCAATTGATAATTCTACCGAGTTTAGCAGCTGTAGGTTCTCAGATATAATGGGTGCTAGCAATGAAGATGAGGAGGGGAAGGAGAGACCTCTAGTTCTTAAGAACAAGTCTCCGAGATGGCACGAACAGCTGCAGTGTTGGTGCCTTAACTTTAGAGGAAGAGTGACTGTCGCGTCCGTCAAGAATTTTCAGCTGATTGCTGCAACACAGCCTGCACCTGGTGCTCCTCATGCAACAGCAGGACCTGCGCCGTCACAGCCGGGACAGTCTGACCATGACAAAATTATTCTTCAGTTTGGTAAGGTCGGCAAGGATATGTTTACCATGGACTACCGATACCCTCTCTCGGCATTTCAGGCTTTCGCGATATGTTTGACTAGCTTTGACACTAAATTGGCATGTGAATAG
- the LOC123907293 gene encoding uncharacterized protein LOC123907293 isoform X3 has product MILFRLTWHNRRFPCFHLYFAHGTATDFMYDVVRVPMAFTFEIYGDVTAPSSDCFKMFNPTDLASYNSVLDDWSAAFFTIFKLGPHQLGEIQSKASVVKLDKLVSIDEYLDGWYLSLECKK; this is encoded by the exons ATGATTTTGTTTAG GTTGACTTGGCATAATCGGAGATTCCCTTGTTTTCACTT GTATTTTGCACACGGGACAGCAACCGATTTCATGTATGACGTTGTGAGGGTTCCCATGGCCTTCACCTTTGAG ATATATGGTGATGTAACAGCTCCATCAAGTGACTGTTTTAAAATGTTCAATCCCACTGACCTTGCTAGCTACAAT AGTGTTCTCGATGACTGGTCTGCAGCTTTCTTTACAATTTTTAAATTGGGGCCACACCAGCTTGGTGAGATCCAATCAAAAGCATCTGTTGTTAAGTTGGATAAGTTGGTGTCAATAGATGAATATCTAGATGGGT GGTACTTGAGCTTGGAATGCAAGAAATAA
- the LOC123907293 gene encoding uncharacterized protein LOC123907293 isoform X1 → MILFRLTWHNRRFPCFHLYFAHGTATDFMYDVVRVPMAFTFEIYGDVTAPSSDCFKMFNPTDLASYNSVLDDWSAAFFTIFKLGPHQLGEIQSKASVVKLDKLVSIDEYLDGYLMERRNRYGKKMEVLELGMQEIRGIL, encoded by the exons ATGATTTTGTTTAG GTTGACTTGGCATAATCGGAGATTCCCTTGTTTTCACTT GTATTTTGCACACGGGACAGCAACCGATTTCATGTATGACGTTGTGAGGGTTCCCATGGCCTTCACCTTTGAG ATATATGGTGATGTAACAGCTCCATCAAGTGACTGTTTTAAAATGTTCAATCCCACTGACCTTGCTAGCTACAAT AGTGTTCTCGATGACTGGTCTGCAGCTTTCTTTACAATTTTTAAATTGGGGCCACACCAGCTTGGTGAGATCCAATCAAAAGCATCTGTTGTTAAGTTGGATAAGTTGGTGTCAATAGATGAATATCTAGATGGGTATTTGATGGAGAGGAGGAATAGATACGGAAAAAAGATGGAGGTACTTGAGCTTGGAATGCAAGAAATAAGAGGCATATTATAG
- the LOC123907293 gene encoding uncharacterized protein LOC123907293 isoform X2 — MISFRYFAHGTATDFMYDVVRVPMAFTFEIYGDVTAPSSDCFKMFNPTDLASYNSVLDDWSAAFFTIFKLGPHQLGEIQSKASVVKLDKLVSIDEYLDGYLMERRNRYGKKMEVLELGMQEIRGIL; from the exons ATGATTTCGTTTAG GTATTTTGCACACGGGACAGCAACCGATTTCATGTATGACGTTGTGAGGGTTCCCATGGCCTTCACCTTTGAG ATATATGGTGATGTAACAGCTCCATCAAGTGACTGTTTTAAAATGTTCAATCCCACTGACCTTGCTAGCTACAAT AGTGTTCTCGATGACTGGTCTGCAGCTTTCTTTACAATTTTTAAATTGGGGCCACACCAGCTTGGTGAGATCCAATCAAAAGCATCTGTTGTTAAGTTGGATAAGTTGGTGTCAATAGATGAATATCTAGATGGGTATTTGATGGAGAGGAGGAATAGATACGGAAAAAAGATGGAGGTACTTGAGCTTGGAATGCAAGAAATAAGAGGCATATTATAG
- the LOC123907472 gene encoding pre-rRNA-processing protein TSR1 homolog: MAPTHQVNKSHKSRFSSKSSRNIHKTSVKDRLAIVKSDRNVGKGARAARLQRNKMIREQKRATVLKQRRELSGSKCPPRLIVLFALCATVDLESLADDLLSLLSKQSSAVLSGTVSSSEYRTRVTVLKAPHGDLLSCMEMAKVADLLVFVASTRSLCEETDSYFIDSFGNQCLSVFRSIGLPSTAVFVRDLPTEVKQRNELKKICTSSLASEFPEDCKFYPADTKDDLHKFLSLFKEQRLKTPHWRTQRSYLVANKVDAVYDGNSDKCTLVLSGYLRVRNLSVNQLVHVSGAGDFQLCKIEVLKDPFPLNSQKNQDLMDSDEMQDVEVIRTLVPDADNQESLVVENKPDLLAGEQTWPTEEEIKKAAEDRKQKKIRKRKLPAGTSEYQAAWITNESDEEVSDSDNEDGMVLDEGDESPGQEGNEYLDLDGDGASLRLGDSEDETDNESMMEVDTREKIEDELKELKEAHAADVEYPDEVDTPLDVPARVRFAKYRGLKSFRNSSWDPKESLPQDYAKIFAFDQKNAKFFAYDNFKRIQKHVLAKALELDEEGREDCIPVGSYARLHIKDVPSAVASKLCTLAKTAPVTACGLLKHESKLSVLHFSVKKHETYDAPIKAKEELIFHVGFRQFVGRPTFSSEFINTDKNKMERFLHAGRFSVASIYAPISFPPLPTIVLKRVGEDATVAAVGSLKTVDPARIILKRVILTGYPQKVSKRKASVRHMFYNPEDVKWFKPVEIYTKRGLRGRIKEPVGTHGATKCLLNGVLEQCDTVCLNLYKRAYPKRPTRYFPLLDI, encoded by the exons ATGGCTCCGACGCATCAAGTCAATAAGTCTCACAAGTCACGATTCTCTTCTAAATCTTCTCGCAATATTCACAAAACTTCTGTTAAAG ATAGACTTGCGATCGTAAAATCTGACCGTAATGTCGGGAAAGGTGCTCGTGCCGCTCGACTCCAGAGAAATAAAATG ATTCGTGAACAAAAAAGGGCTACAGTTTTGAAACAAAGAAGAGAATTGAGTGGATCCAAATGTCCTCCGCGCCTAATT GTACTTTTTGCCCTTTGTGCCACTGTGGATTTAGAATCACTTGCAGACGATCTTTTGTCATTGTTATCGAAACAATCTTCTGCGGTGCTGTCAGGGACAGTTTCTTCTTCTGAATATAGGACCAGAGTAACG GTACTGAAAGCACCTCATGGTGATTTACTATCCTGCATGGAAATGGCGAAg GTTGCTGATCTACTGGTTTTTGTGGCCTCTACAAGGTCTTTGTGTGAAGAAACTGATTCTTACTTCATTGATTCATTTGGAAATCAATGCCTTTCTGTATTTAGATCTATTGGTTTACCAAGCACTGCTGTCTTTGTTCGT GACCTGCCGACTGAGGtaaaacaaagaaatgaactaAAGAAGATTTGTACATCTAGTCTTGCTTCTGAATTTCCTGAGGACTGTAAATTTTATCCAGCTGATACAAAGGATGATCTTCACAAG TTCCTGTCGCTCTTTAAAGAGCAAAGGCTTAAAACTCCTCATTGGAGAACTCAACGATCTTACCTCGTGGCAAACAAG GTTGACGCAGTATATGATGGCAATTCTGATAAATGCACCCTCGTTCTCAGCGGTTACCTCCGTGTTCGTAACCTCTCTGTGAATCAACTG gTTCATGTATCAGGTGCAGGAGATTTTCAACTGTGCAAAATTGAGGTTCTTAAGGATCCCTTTCCTTTGAATTCACAGAAAAACCAGGACTTAATGGATTCAGATGAGATGCAGGATGTGGAG GTCATTCGTACTCTAGTTCCAGATGCTGACAACCAAGAATCTTTAGTTGTTGAGAATAAACCCGATCTTCTTGCTGGAGAGCAG ACATGGCCAACAgaggaagaaataaaaaaggctGCTGAAGATCGAAAGCAAAAAAAGATAAGAAAGAGGAAGCTTCCTGCTGGCACTTCCGAATACCAG gcTGCATGGATTACTaatgaatctgatgaagaggtGTCAGacagtgacaatgaagatggtATGGTGTTGGATGAAGGAGATGAGTCTCCAGGTCAAGAGGGAAATGAGTATTTAGATCTTGATGGTGATGGAGCTTCACTAAGATTAGGAGATTCTGAGGATGAAACTGACAATGAATCAATGATG GAAgtagatactagagagaagatCGAAGATGAACTCAAGGAACTTAAAGAAGCACATGCTGCAGATGTGg AGTATCCTGATGAAGTGGATACACCATTGGATGTTCCGGCTAGGGTGCGGTTTGCAAAATATAGGGGACTCAAGTCCTTCAGGAATTCTTCATGGGATCCTAAA GAATCTCTACCCCAAGATTATGCCAAAATTTTTGCATTTGACCAAAAGAATGCCAAATTTTTTgcatatgataattttaaaagaatccaAAAGCATGTTCTTGCTAAAGCTTTAGAATTGGATGAAGAAGGCAGAGAGGACTGTATTCCAGTTGGCTCATATGCTAGGCTGCATATCAAGGATGTGCCCAGTGCAGTGGCTTCAAAATTATGTACACTTGCAAAGACAGCCCCGGTTACAGCATGTGGCCTGTTGAAACATGAGTCGAAACTATCTGTCCTTCACTTCAG CGTGAAGAAGCACGAAACATATGATGCACCCATCAAAGCAAAGGAAGAGTTGATATTTCATGTCGGGTTTCGACAATTTGTTGGCAGACCAACTTTCTCTAGTGAGTTCATAAACACAGACAAGAACAAGATGGAGAGGTTTCTCCATGCTGGACGTTTTTCAGTTGCTTCAATTTATGCACCAATTTCATTTCCTCCTCTTCCTACAATAGTCCTAAAGAGAGTTGGAGAAGATGCCACAGTGGCTGCAGTTGGCTCACTGAAAACTGTTGATCCAGCTAGGATAATCCTTAAGCGTGTTATATTGACAGG CTACCCTCAAAAAGTATCAAAACGTAAAGCTTCTGTAAGACACATGTTCTATAATCCAGAGGATGTTAAATGGTTCAAG CCTGTAGAGATATATACCAAACGTGGTCTTCGTGGCCGAATTAAAGAACCTGTTGGTACACACG GAGCAACGAAGTGCCTTCTCAACGGGGTTCTTGAACAGTGTGATACTGTATGTTTGAATTTATACAAACGTGCATACCCGAAGAGACCAACCCGTTATTTTCCTTTACTAGATATTTGA